In the genome of Pempheris klunzingeri isolate RE-2024b chromosome 20, fPemKlu1.hap1, whole genome shotgun sequence, the window GAGTGACATTTCATCTGCATTTCTTTGTTGGTAGATATTTGTGGAAACACCATTGGCCAGACCAAGTGGGTCTGTAAAGTTGGTAAAGACATCTCTCTCCCTGACTCTAGCAGATGGAAtgaatacacattatatatacgAGAAAGATTTACAGTGTTTTGGCTTGTGTTGCTGTTAGTTTTGAGCCCGGTTGTTGAACTTGAGTGCTGATATTCTGTTGTGGTTCCTGATCTCAACCAGAAACACCCAGGGGTCCATTTCTATTGAAGTgaaatctgtctctttttagTTGAAGAAGGAAGctatgtttatttattaacaaggatcagtttgaaataaaattaatttgaagATCCCCTCTAGACATCTAGACAACACATATAGCACATGTTTGATTTCCTGTTGCTTTGAATAATTATGTGTCTGATGTAAATTTTCCACAAAAAAGTCTGATTACGCCCGTAAAAAgtatgaatattatatttacatacatacaacGTTTCCGCATCACTTGTGTACCGAAGGTTGCATTCTAGACCATGATTGGCTTCTGGACAAGTTGTGAAGTTTCGCACATAAGTGTCTAAAAATGGTTTTAaaggtgagcacagagaaactttGTGAGTGTGGATGCAttattctgcacagtgaagctcaAACATGCAAGTGAAGTGACAagaagcaaaacacacatttttcttacTACAGAATCAGCTTTTGTGGTTGAAATATTCTCCCTCTCACATGCAGTGCATTAAAGAACAAAAtactaaaatgtatttaaaaaaaaatgcagaggcTGAAGGTCACAGCTGAAGGACATTTGGAGGCAGTGTCATCACAGGTCATTACCCCCTCATATTACTGTAGTGTCAACATTGAAGTCAATAAGATCCCACATTAACAGTGTGCACGCAACATATTGAGCGAGTACTATACACTTAGCTagcccattttgttttttacactGCTGTCGTATACGTCGCAGCCTGAACTATATTTAAGATCTCCACCACCAAACTGAATTGCATACAAGAACACAGAAATGGTAATTTGATGTTGACTGTGGAAGTCCAGTGTAATGGCTCAGAGCCCATTTGCTCTGTGTATCAATGCTCCTCATTGATTTTCCTGTCATTTCCTCTCGGCTATAGCAGGGCATTGATTTGTTTCCAGTGTTGGCGAATGTTGCGTGGCAACATTTGAGCTGCGGGCCAGTCCTCTGCCCTGTGCCAGAGTGGAGAGTTCAGTGTTGACCTCTGAATGAAAGAAGCACATTTTTTTTGCGTAAATATGAACCATGacagaggagagtgaatgtttttgaaaatactTGTCCAAAACGTGTCCTGGAGGATGAATATTTGCATCATGGCTGCCTAGTGGTCAAGCCCAAGAAAGATCTGAGATTCTGGTTTTAAATCAGGTATGTTGACTTTATTTACTTTCAATGAAACTTCTCTTGGTTGAATATTTAACCAATGAGTGAGAGCAGAAATCTACAGTGTAACTGCTGCCTTCCCTGCACATCAACACACTGAGTCAAGTATTGGGACTATCCAGTATTTGAGGGCAGAATATTTTTGGGAGGGGCGCAGCTAGATTGGCATTCTGGGACATCAGCAGAGAGGAATTTGTAAAGGGAGGGGTACAAAACATTTAACGTCactgagtattttcatttttgagatTTTCAAatgctaatttaaaaaaaaatactgaggCACATTATtatatgaataaaactgaagGCCTTCAAGTCCAGTATTGCAACAAAACCGCATCATGATGGCACTAACAGTGTTATCGAATACTGTAATTGTAGAAACAGTAGTTATAATAACTAGTAGGCCAAATGCCTTtctagaaaataaaagaaaaaactgaaatcaaaGATTTCTTAGGCTCTCTTTTGGGctaattataaataaaagtgtttttccaaTCACCTTGTAGGCCAGCAGCGCTCCATGTCTGACTCTGACCTTATGAAGAGTGGGGGACCAGCCAGCAGGGGCCCAGAGTGCCGCTCACCTCCAACTCCGAGGATGGAGCTGTCCTCCAAGGTGAAGGACCGCTCTCAGAACGTCACAGAGAAGGTCACGCAGGTACGGTGGGGGCAACCAAAAACCTCACATGGGCTCAGTCTCTGGCTGACTGAGAGCAACAGAGTCTCATGTTAAGTGCCCTTAATGAATGAACTTGGCCATTCACCGCCATATTTCTGTGACTTCAAAGCCCTGTGAGTCTTTCACCGCTTTCCAGGTTAAGTCCGTCATTAAACAGCTCACATTGGTCATGTTTTAATTGGTTTCTATGAAATACAGAGGCTCGCAGAAAGTTGCCATGATGGAAGACTTGCGCTGATTAACCCACTAGTGGAAAAATCAGTAGGTGGTTTGTAGGCTGAATGTTTTCCTTCTGGGTGTGAAAAGCAAAGTTACATTGAGCCACAGTTCAATGGAGAACTACTGTTGTTACCACTGGAGCCCTGGGGCCCGGCATTCTGCATCACTGCCTCTGTGAGACAGTGTTTGGTGGATATGAAAGAAATGCAAGGGATGTGTTCACAGCGACCTGTGACCTTGCTGCACGGGGTCACTTGTTGATTCCTGTCAATCCATCTATTTATACACGTATATAACTATTTATCTATCTACCTGATAGCTAGATAGGTCGATCCATCTGTCTGCACAGTCAGTAAGACTCATCAGGGCAGCAAATATTACATTGAAATTGGGCTAAAGGGAACACGAGGACTGTGGCAGCACATGAACTCAGTTATGCGATCGTGACGCCCAATTCATCATTACAGCCCTCCAGCATTCCTGCACTCAGTCAGCTCCTGTTACAGCTGGTTACAGCACACTATTGCTTTAGATTCACCCTCAAGATTTTTGAACTATCTGGAAAAGCACTCGGATGTAATCTTTATCCACGTCTTGTCTCCTCTGAGAGCCACCAATGAAAGAATGGTCAAGGAATTGTTGGACGTACAAAGTCACAACAGCAGAGCATGCAGCCTCCACCAAGACCTTGGTCAGAACAGTACGTCTTCTAAAAAGGTCTGTTGGTCAGTATTAATTCAGAGAGAAGGAGTTTTGAAgttgctgctttttgtttcagagaatgtaaatgttttacttaACTGTTCAAATTCATGGTTGATTGATGCAAGAGTGTTCATTTGCCctctgggagaaaaaaaatatttccacaaaaagcatttaaaatggCACAGACAGTGTGCATTAAAAGTTCAGATTTCCCAATGGAAGATACATAATCACCACACACTAATTTATTCTTTATGCTTAGGTACTTTCTCTGGAGTCTGATGTACTGCCTGAACATAAACTTAAGGTGCCAGAGACAACATGGTGGATCTTGCTTCACTACAGTCCCTTCAAGGCGTTTTGGGACTGGATTATTCTCCTCCTGGTCCTCTACACGGCTGTTTTCACTCCTTACTCAGCTGCCTTCCTCTTGGATGAACACGGGGATTTACGTCAAAGGCGTTGCGGCTACACTTGTAACCCTCTGAATGTGGCGGACCTTATGGTGGATGTGCTGTTTATTGTAGATATAGTCATCAACCTTCGCACAACATACGTAGACCAAAACGACGAGGTGGTCACACAGCCAAGCCGGATAGCCAAGCACTATATTAAAGGCTGGTTCCCTATTGATCTGTTCGCAGCGATCCCTTTTGACCTTCTCATTTTCCGATCGGGCTCTGATGAGGTAAGAACTTTGCCTCTCTACAAATTATATTAGGATTTTGTTTCAGAAGAACCTACCTATGTTTACGTGGTTGTATTGGTTCTAAAATGATTTTGAAGACAATCCTTTGATATAATTGTCCTGTACTCAAGTAACCAAACTTTTAAGATGATTTCTGAAGTCCTCTAAACCTACTGCAAACTGAATGGCCCTGCCTAACATCAtcctttctgttgttgttgacaCCAAAGATGGCGACTCTAACAAGCCTCCTGAAAACAGCTCGGCTGCTGCGATTGGTCCGCGTGGCAAGAAAGCTGGACCGATATTCTGAGTATGGAGCTGCTGTCCTCTTCTTGCTTATGTGCACCTTTGTGCTCATTGCCCACTGGCTCGCCTGCATTTGGTACGCTATTGGCTTTGTGGAGAGGCCATACACAGAGACCGGCTGGCTGGACAACCTGGCTGAACAACTAGGCAAGGCATACAACGACAGTGACTCCACCTCCGGTCCATCAGTCAAAGACAAGTACGTCACTGCTCTTTACTTCACCTTGAGCAGCTTGACAAGTGTGGGGTTCGGCAATGTGTCGCCAAACACCAACTCAGAGAAGATCTTCTCCATCTGCGTCATGGTCATTGGATGTGAGTTGAACAGCACCGTCCCCCTTTTATGACCCCGGCGTCTTACCTAATTTTCATACAGTCCcttaacaaataaaacataaactcTGCCTGTTTGCATAACCAACTTTAcattcaaaatgtcacagtCCCCCAGGCCTTACTCTGATCTTTGTATTCTTGTTACCTCTTCCGTCTCAGCTCTCATGTATGCCAGCATATTTGGGAATGTGTCAGCCATCATCCAGCGGCTGTACTCTGGCACAACCCGCTACCACACCCAGATGCTGCGAGTCAAAGAGTTCATCCGATTCCACCAGATCCCAGGATGCCTTCGCCAAAGGCTGGAGGAGTACTTTCAGCATGCCTGGTCCTACACAAATGGCATTGACATGAATGCTGTAAGTCAAAAGTGACAGGACTGAGTGTTTGAGTATTCATCAAAACTGCTACTTTCACCTATAACTGCTGTAGAGGTTTTGCATGTAATCGCTGATGTGTAGATAGTCTCGTCTTCCCATATTCAGGTGTTGAAGGGATTTCCAGAGTCTTTGCAGGCAGACATCTGTTTGCACTTGAACAGATCTCTGCTACAGAACTTCAAGGCTTTCCATGGAGGCAGTCAAGCCTTTCTGCGCGCCTTGGGTATAAGGTTCAAGACAGTCCACGCTCCCCCAGGAGATACTCTGATCCACTACGGAGACATCCTGGActccctcttcttcatctcacGTGGTTCCATTCAGGTCATCAGGGACGATGTGGTGGTTGCTATTTTGGGTAAAATCCCCCAATCATTTACTATTTCACTGTGGTGTCTAAAAATATGTACTTTAGAAAAACTTCATCTATCTAAAAGATATTGATGCTCTTGCAGAAAAGAATGACGTCTTCGGCGAGCCTATCCACCTGTATGATGAGCCAGGGAAGTCCAACTCGGACGTCCACAGCATCACCTACTGTGACCTGCACCGCATCCTGAGGGACGACCTGCTGGAGATCCTTGATCTCTACCCCAGTTTTGCAGACAACTTCTGGAGGAACCTGGAGTTAACTTTTGACCTGAGAGATGTATGTTGGCAAAACAATTTACACCTTGACCATTCAACTTCTCAATGGTTTCCTCATTGAGACACAAAATATTTTAGCATTTCTCATGAGCCTTACCCCTACAACAAAATAGTTGAATTACTTCTCTGCTAGTTGCAGTACTTGTGGAAAAGAAAGTCTTGGTAGTGAAAAGGCTCAGGCAACGACCATGAACCGCATTAACACTGCTTGCGTCTGACCTTTGTCGCATGTAATtgcccatctctctctctcaccctttcATTTGTCATCTCTCAACCTTCAATTGTCTAATAAGAGCATAAAAAGCCCcccaaaaaataattataaaaaaaaaagattgccaTATTGAATTACTGTGTAGATTCCCTTTTTGTGCTGGAACATGCACttgtacacaacacacactgtttaaGGCCTGTAAACCCAATTTACGTTTTTTCCCCCTGTGTTCATCAGGCTGAGCAACCACCACCAATAATAATTGCTGATGATTCTGGAGAAGACTGTGGTTATCGCCACAAGCCAAGACACAGAGTCCACTCCCTAGACTGTCGTATCAGGCCAGGTGAGATATCTGTCACAGGTGGCCAATCCTTATCCTTATCCTTACATCCCTGTGAAAGGTTCTGCTTAATAATCATTGTGATAAGCCTCTAAAAATCCTCTAACTTCCTGTCTACCCTGGTAATCTGACAGGAGTATGGACAGGTATTGTTTTGGTTACAGAACTGgactaatgtgaaaaaaacaacaatcagaCAAAAGAATGTACAATGGCAGACAAGGAAGAGGCAGAATTCGAGAAAAACAGCCCATAGATTTGGATCACTGTTACAGAGTTGTGCGTGAGTGGTTATAATTAGAAGAACACAACTATCAGTTAACAGAGATCAGCTCTGATACCTCAACAAAGGAGATCCTGggtccattcattcattttacttaCCTGTGACACTCAGTTTTGAATGTGAGCATGGTTGTCTTTCTATCTGCGTTGGCCCTTTAATGGACCGATGACTTGTTACTCGATATAAAGGAGTAATTGACTGCTCTCCTGTGAACAGATGGAATTGATCATGAAGACTCGTACCCTCATCAGTCCTTCCGTCACCGTCACTCACCTTCTCGGGCCCCCTGGGATGACCTCTGTAGCTGCGGATCCTCGTGCTCCCAGTCAAGTGAAGACCTGGCTAGGCCTCTCGCCCACGGTGCCAAAGTAGAGCTGTACCCTCCAGAAGATGCCAGACGGGACTACTCCCCCTCCGTAGTGCAGCTGCTGCCCCCGAGTGGCACCTCGGTGGGGAGGGAAGCAGTGCTGGACCTCGGCCACCAAGGTAGATGGATGAGTCTCAGTTGAAGACACACAGGCTGTGTTTGCCTAGTATTTAGAAATTATAAACATATAGAAGCTATTGTTTACTACAGATGCTGAAGATGAAATGTTGTCAATGAAAAGGTTCTCTCAGTCACTGAGAGGTATCCCAAGGCAACTAGTAGTCAAAAACGACATTATTGCTATGTGTCAATAAATCGAGCATTCACATTACCTTGGTCAAATTAAATAGGTACAACTTTCCACCACTTTCTTGTCTTTATATTCTCCTCAGCTTCATCTTTGAATGTGCCAGGAGTGTATCGATATTGgccagacagacagtcacagcaGTTTTCCAGTCGTGCCTGGCGATCATCCTCTGTCCGCAACTCATACCACCCACCACCATTCACAGAAGAACGGCCCAGCGAGCTAGAGTCTCGACTTGAGGTTTTACACTCGCAGCTCAACAGGtgaatttaatgatttaaagagTTCAGCAACACCAGTTTGTTGGCCATGATGGAGTTGTTC includes:
- the kcnh6b gene encoding voltage-gated inwardly rectifying potassium channel KCNH6 — protein: MSDSDLMKSGGPASRGPECRSPPTPRMELSSKVKDRSQNVTEKVTQVLSLESDVLPEHKLKVPETTWWILLHYSPFKAFWDWIILLLVLYTAVFTPYSAAFLLDEHGDLRQRRCGYTCNPLNVADLMVDVLFIVDIVINLRTTYVDQNDEVVTQPSRIAKHYIKGWFPIDLFAAIPFDLLIFRSGSDEMATLTSLLKTARLLRLVRVARKLDRYSEYGAAVLFLLMCTFVLIAHWLACIWYAIGFVERPYTETGWLDNLAEQLGKAYNDSDSTSGPSVKDKYVTALYFTLSSLTSVGFGNVSPNTNSEKIFSICVMVIGSLMYASIFGNVSAIIQRLYSGTTRYHTQMLRVKEFIRFHQIPGCLRQRLEEYFQHAWSYTNGIDMNAVLKGFPESLQADICLHLNRSLLQNFKAFHGGSQAFLRALGIRFKTVHAPPGDTLIHYGDILDSLFFISRGSIQVIRDDVVVAILEKNDVFGEPIHLYDEPGKSNSDVHSITYCDLHRILRDDLLEILDLYPSFADNFWRNLELTFDLRDAEQPPPIIIADDSGEDCGYRHKPRHRVHSLDCRIRPDGIDHEDSYPHQSFRHRHSPSRAPWDDLCSCGSSCSQSSEDLARPLAHGAKVELYPPEDARRDYSPSVVQLLPPSGTSVGREAVLDLGHQASSLNVPGVYRYWPDRQSQQFSSRAWRSSSVRNSYHPPPFTEERPSELESRLEVLHSQLNRLETRMAADINVILQLLQRQIAPVPPAYSTVSSSTLPTDSPGLYGTGTPVMHTMYPISPLQMDSRAPTQSSTQTDLKFTKKSQESLSSGIHVTAASDDTMFMTVTPEADTHTGLTPQLPQPSVKSSLMESPTLCGSLRYPSLPGNLDITSGLAEIQKHLSDPVLPVI